In Erpetoichthys calabaricus chromosome 2, fErpCal1.3, whole genome shotgun sequence, a genomic segment contains:
- the cart4 gene encoding cocaine- and amphetamine-regulated transcript 4: MEFVGFKSKAALWLGVFLSVLVIFCQGQMVLEDGASSLEEHYPHREYVARELAEVLEGLLENNQDNAIAVDKKASQIPRCDVGERCAMKHGPRIGKLCDCLRGAACNTFLLRCY, encoded by the exons ATGGAATTCGTCGGCTTTAAATCCAAGGCGGCACTTTGGTTGGGGGTATTCTTGTCTGTTCTGGTCATTTTTTGTCAGGGACAAATGGTGTTAGAAGACGGCGCATCTTCTCTAGAAGAACACTATCCACATCGTGAATACGTTGCCAGAGAGCTG GCGGAGGTATTGGAAGGTCTTCTGGAGAACAATCAAGACAACGCAATAGCCGTGGACAAGAAGGCCAGTCAGATTCCCAGG TGTGACGTGGGGGAGAGGTGCGCCATGAAGCACGGACCGCGCATCGGTAAACTGTGCGACTGTCTCCGAGGCGCCGCCTGTAACACCTTCCTGCTGAGATGCTACTGA